The following proteins are encoded in a genomic region of Alphaproteobacteria bacterium:
- a CDS encoding response regulator yields the protein MSPLRRPRVLLVDDNADTRENIAQLLNTHYQVETATDGEQALGALRDEPFDLVITDIMMPNFSGLSLLKAMRASPHMAGIPVIVLSALGDEDAEIESLDAGASDYLVKPFSGRELYARVRSQLAMEDFRHRAETTLRASEQRYRQLVEALPVALYTCDAHGRITLYNDAAASLWGRHPDLGHELWCGSHHIYRPDGVPLPADQCPMAIALREGRSVQGEEIIIERPDGIRRHVIPYPRPLFDASGAVVGAINMLLDITARKQAEMEYAATRDDLALQVIALAKLHWLSMRLSDSVELEPSLHDILQTIVELHGAQFGWLSLYDPLENMLVAGASIGFDDAAKEKLSCIAPLSEGGACGAAFTTKKRIVVEDTESDPRFKMLRSVARDIGFRAVHSTPIVTHAGETLGVLSVHFAEPRQPTSREMQFADMCARHAAEAIERIKNQQALRAAKEQAESANHAKSAFLANMSHEIRTPMNAVVGLSNLLSVSRPRTEKQEKLITTLKDSSDHLLELINDLLDFAKLEEGAIHLEQIGFDLKELVERTVGMMSIKAQEKNLTLSASYDPRLPSRMIGDPLRLQQILTNLFSNAIKFTQRGGITASITGTEHAKTLDIAIAISDTGIGIDADKIQLIFEKFTQADPSTTRKFGGSGLGLSICKSLVDLMHGRIEVQSKPGEGSTFTIHLSLRKAMNGERRDQALMPAPAASTPPVQRILLVEDYEPNILVASTLIEHIGYSYDVARDGFEALEKLSDKNYALILMDVQMQGLDGLETTHRIRTRESAEHTARTPIIAMTAHVTEEYREKCRKAGMDDYIPKPFRKEEFETKLKYYLKA from the coding sequence GGTTTGAGTCTGCTGAAAGCCATGCGCGCGTCGCCGCATATGGCTGGAATTCCCGTCATCGTTCTGTCGGCGCTCGGCGATGAAGATGCGGAAATCGAAAGCCTCGACGCCGGCGCCAGCGACTATCTTGTCAAGCCATTCAGTGGCCGCGAGCTATATGCGCGCGTCAGGTCTCAGCTGGCCATGGAGGATTTCCGCCATCGCGCGGAAACGACATTGCGCGCAAGCGAGCAGCGTTACCGCCAGCTCGTCGAGGCTCTTCCCGTCGCCCTTTATACCTGCGACGCCCATGGCCGCATCACGCTCTATAACGACGCCGCCGCCTCCCTTTGGGGCCGCCATCCCGATCTCGGCCATGAACTATGGTGCGGCTCCCATCATATATATCGCCCCGACGGCGTCCCGTTGCCTGCGGATCAATGTCCGATGGCCATTGCGCTGCGGGAAGGCCGAAGCGTCCAGGGCGAGGAAATCATTATCGAACGCCCGGACGGAATACGCCGCCATGTCATACCCTATCCGCGCCCGCTGTTCGACGCCTCTGGCGCGGTCGTGGGCGCTATCAACATGCTGCTCGACATTACGGCGCGCAAGCAAGCCGAAATGGAGTATGCCGCGACCAGAGACGATCTGGCGCTGCAAGTCATCGCCCTCGCCAAACTGCACTGGCTTTCCATGCGTCTTTCGGACTCGGTCGAACTCGAACCGAGCCTGCATGACATTCTGCAAACCATCGTCGAACTTCATGGCGCCCAGTTCGGATGGTTGTCGCTCTACGATCCCTTGGAGAATATGCTGGTCGCGGGCGCCAGCATAGGATTTGACGACGCGGCGAAGGAAAAGCTTTCCTGCATCGCGCCGCTGTCCGAGGGGGGGGCCTGCGGCGCCGCCTTTACGACAAAAAAGCGCATCGTCGTAGAAGATACCGAGAGCGATCCGCGCTTTAAGATGCTTCGTTCCGTCGCCCGCGACATCGGTTTCCGCGCCGTGCATAGCACGCCCATCGTTACCCACGCCGGAGAAACGCTTGGGGTTCTTTCCGTGCATTTTGCGGAACCGCGGCAACCCACGTCGCGCGAAATGCAATTCGCCGATATGTGCGCCCGTCACGCCGCCGAGGCCATTGAAAGAATCAAGAACCAGCAAGCTTTGCGGGCGGCCAAAGAACAGGCGGAATCGGCCAATCACGCCAAGTCGGCCTTTCTCGCCAATATGAGTCATGAAATCCGCACGCCCATGAACGCCGTCGTGGGACTCTCCAACCTTCTCAGCGTCTCCCGCCCGCGAACGGAGAAGCAAGAAAAGCTTATCACCACGCTCAAGGACAGTTCGGATCATCTTCTGGAACTGATCAACGACCTGCTCGACTTTGCCAAGCTTGAAGAAGGCGCGATTCATTTGGAACAGATCGGGTTCGATCTCAAGGAACTGGTCGAGCGAACCGTCGGCATGATGTCGATCAAGGCCCAGGAAAAGAATCTGACCTTGAGCGCTTCTTATGATCCCCGATTGCCGAGCCGGATGATCGGCGATCCGTTGAGATTGCAGCAGATTTTGACCAACCTTTTCAGCAACGCGATCAAATTCACCCAGCGGGGCGGAATCACCGCCAGCATTACCGGTACCGAGCATGCAAAAACCCTCGACATCGCTATAGCGATCTCCGACACGGGCATCGGGATCGATGCCGACAAGATTCAGCTCATCTTCGAGAAATTTACCCAGGCCGATCCTTCGACGACGCGCAAATTCGGCGGATCTGGGCTGGGGCTTTCCATATGCAAATCCCTGGTGGACCTCATGCATGGGCGTATCGAGGTGCAAAGCAAGCCTGGGGAAGGCTCGACCTTCACGATCCATCTGTCGCTGCGCAAGGCCATGAACGGCGAACGGCGCGATCAAGCCCTCATGCCAGCGCCGGCGGCGTCCACTCCGCCCGTCCAGCGCATTCTCCTGGTCGAAGATTATGAACCCAATATCCTCGTCGCTTCGACGCTGATCGAACACATAGGTTACAGCTATGACGTGGCCCGCGACGGCTTCGAAGCTCTCGAAAAATTGTCGGACAAAAACTACGCCTTGATCTTGATGGATGTGCAGATGCAAGGCCTGGACGGGCTTGAAACCACCCATCGGATACGCACCAGAGAAAGCGCGGAACACACCGCTCGCACGCCCATCATCGCCATGACCGCCCATGTTACCGAAGAGTACCGGGAAAAATGCCGGAAAGCGGGCATGGATGATTATATTCCCAAGCCATTTCGCAAGGAAGAGTTCGAAACCAAACTGAAATATTATCTCAAGGCTTGA
- a CDS encoding response regulator transcription factor, giving the protein MIKRKTVLIVDDEPQIRDGLRVFFDSADYRVAEANCGVQAVRMTVSLRPHLILLDSTLPDGDDGDIIAAVREWTEAALIVLVESDANNKIAGVFDAGADDYVLKPFDADILAARIRAHTRKKAHGDNWKWEIRNGWMRLDPIRHKVYVGKRTIELMPDEYRLLRYLVVHHGRIVTYRQILKGIECLGLSIEHLRMRVHQLRRKIDHDANMPELTEVPGVGYRMEVVENSLVAA; this is encoded by the coding sequence ATGATTAAAAGAAAAACCGTCCTGATTGTGGATGATGAACCGCAAATTCGCGATGGTTTGCGTGTCTTTTTCGACTCCGCCGATTACCGGGTGGCTGAAGCGAATTGCGGCGTTCAGGCGGTGCGCATGACCGTTTCCCTGCGGCCTCATCTTATTCTTCTCGATTCCACGCTGCCTGACGGTGACGATGGGGATATTATCGCCGCCGTTCGCGAATGGACGGAAGCGGCGTTGATCGTCCTCGTGGAATCCGATGCCAATAACAAGATCGCCGGGGTCTTCGATGCGGGCGCCGACGATTATGTCCTCAAACCCTTCGATGCCGATATTCTTGCGGCGCGCATTCGCGCCCATACGCGCAAGAAAGCGCATGGCGATAACTGGAAATGGGAAATTCGCAATGGCTGGATGCGTCTCGACCCGATCCGGCACAAAGTTTACGTCGGCAAACGGACGATAGAGTTGATGCCCGATGAATATCGCCTGTTGCGTTATCTGGTCGTTCATCACGGACGGATCGTGACCTATAGGCAAATTCTCAAAGGCATAGAATGCCTGGGGCTTTCGATAGAGCATTTGCGCATGCGGGTTCATCAATTGCGCCGCAAAATAGATCATGATGCGAACATGCCGGAACTGACCGAGGTTCCGGGGGTCGGATACCGCATGGAAGTGGTCGAGAATTCCCTCGTCGCCGCTTGA
- a CDS encoding NirD/YgiW/YdeI family stress tolerance protein: MKKYAKIFLTVAGIAALLPGLAHADVDAVKKQESGTAITIEGNVEKVSGERKFVLRDKSGLIDVEIENNQSSVMKQGDSVTVTGMVHKGMLGTTIQASRVDVKQGMAQGLSDAIDSATDGATTKAQTVTVQTLPRTGMVRLLGTVDSVGNEKNFTLKDQTGRVNVKITSEEAAVLTQGAEVTVIGYVDTGLFSKNINATHVITRADAALSAGAR, encoded by the coding sequence ATGAAAAAATATGCGAAAATTTTTCTGACCGTCGCCGGAATCGCGGCCCTGCTGCCTGGGCTCGCCCACGCCGATGTCGATGCGGTCAAGAAGCAGGAAAGCGGAACCGCCATCACCATCGAGGGCAACGTCGAAAAAGTCAGCGGTGAGCGCAAATTCGTTCTCCGCGACAAAAGCGGCCTTATCGATGTCGAAATCGAGAACAACCAGTCCTCCGTCATGAAGCAAGGTGACTCGGTGACCGTAACCGGCATGGTCCATAAAGGGATGCTGGGCACGACCATCCAGGCCAGCCGCGTCGACGTTAAGCAAGGCATGGCGCAAGGCTTGAGCGACGCCATCGACAGCGCGACCGACGGCGCGACCACCAAGGCCCAGACCGTGACCGTCCAAACCCTGCCCCGGACCGGCATGGTACGCCTGCTGGGAACAGTCGATAGCGTGGGCAACGAGAAAAACTTCACGCTGAAAGATCAAACCGGAAGGGTTAATGTTAAAATCACGTCTGAGGAAGCTGCCGTGTTGACTCAGGGAGCCGAGGTCACGGTCATCGGTTATGTCGACACCGGACTATTCAGCAAAAACATCAATGCCACTCACGTTATCACGCGCGCGGACGCTGCTTTATCGGCAGGCGCCCGCTAA
- a CDS encoding ABC transporter substrate-binding protein: MGAIFRLLVSGILLSGISGLIFPSAVLAQQKPAEKFIQDLGDHAVAVIADKSLTEEQRSNQYHRILQDSFDMPAIGRFALGRYWNTATPEQQQEYSKLFDDMTVKIYGDRLDFYKGERFRVKSMRQEGDNDYIVSSEVVHPAGSPPTAIDWRVRNRNNKLLVIDVLIENVSQSLTQRQEYASVIERHEGSIESLLDVMRQRLQRTSTADAGRSN; this comes from the coding sequence ATGGGCGCAATATTCCGTTTACTCGTTTCCGGCATTTTGCTGTCCGGCATATCCGGATTGATATTTCCGAGCGCCGTTCTAGCGCAACAAAAACCGGCTGAAAAATTTATTCAAGATCTCGGCGATCACGCGGTCGCCGTCATTGCCGACAAAAGCCTCACCGAAGAGCAGCGCTCGAATCAATATCATCGGATACTGCAGGACTCGTTCGATATGCCCGCCATCGGACGTTTTGCGCTTGGGCGTTATTGGAATACCGCTACCCCCGAACAGCAGCAGGAATATTCAAAGCTCTTCGATGACATGACCGTCAAAATCTATGGCGATCGCCTCGATTTCTATAAGGGCGAGCGCTTTCGCGTCAAGAGCATGCGCCAGGAGGGAGATAATGATTATATCGTTTCCAGCGAAGTCGTTCACCCCGCCGGCTCGCCGCCGACCGCGATCGACTGGCGGGTGCGGAATCGCAATAACAAGCTGCTCGTTATCGATGTTCTCATCGAAAATGTCAGCCAGAGCTTAACGCAGCGCCAGGAATACGCCTCGGTTATCGAGCGTCACGAAGGCAGCATCGAAAGCCTGCTGGATGTCATGCGCCAAAGGCTGCAGCGCACATCCACGGCAGATGCCGGCCGCTCTAATTAG
- a CDS encoding ATP-binding protein, whose product MSKEEMPSKKRSALKNDSFFEHERENIHRQILSAVSHDLKTPLAAIIGSLEICERMKGVLSPARNAELLTTALQEAYRLDSFVTNILDMARLENGLVKFRKEICHFDSLLRDCIIKSGHYSQVADVKLSCPATGMEFETDPGLFSRVIGLMLDNAIKHSGPAPVIRVAVEVKDERIIIQVMDDGPGIPPDRIEEIFFKYTRITRQDHQNAGTGLGLSIGRQIAGLLGGKLFAGNRPEGGAIFTLDIPVGSPPSP is encoded by the coding sequence ATGTCCAAAGAAGAGATGCCTTCCAAAAAACGAAGCGCGCTGAAGAACGACAGCTTTTTCGAACATGAGCGCGAAAACATTCATCGCCAGATTCTATCGGCGGTTTCCCACGACCTGAAAACGCCTTTGGCGGCCATTATCGGCTCCCTGGAAATATGCGAGCGCATGAAGGGAGTGTTAAGCCCGGCGCGCAATGCGGAACTCCTTACCACCGCGCTTCAGGAGGCTTATCGCCTCGATAGTTTCGTCACCAACATTCTGGACATGGCGCGGCTGGAAAACGGGCTGGTCAAATTCAGGAAAGAAATTTGTCATTTCGACAGCCTGTTGCGGGACTGCATCATAAAATCCGGCCATTATTCCCAGGTGGCGGATGTGAAGCTCTCTTGCCCCGCCACTGGAATGGAATTCGAAACCGATCCGGGACTCTTCTCCCGCGTCATCGGCCTCATGCTCGACAATGCCATCAAGCACAGCGGCCCGGCGCCCGTCATTCGGGTGGCGGTTGAGGTCAAGGATGAACGGATCATCATTCAGGTCATGGATGATGGGCCGGGCATCCCCCCGGACCGCATCGAAGAGATTTTCTTCAAATATACGCGGATCACGCGCCAGGATCATCAGAACGCCGGAACCGGCCTCGGCCTTTCCATCGGCAGGCAAATAGCCGGTCTGCTGGGAGGCAAGCTATTCGCGGGCAACCGGCCGGAAGGCGGCGCGATTTTCACGCTCGATATCCCTGTCGGATCGCCGCCATCGCCCTAA
- a CDS encoding CPBP family glutamic-type intramembrane protease: MRSFWLWFELIAIYTGVPLALAAWQPPRPLLYILLWLMVAYGILILRRNPEFSWRRIWHGVEWPLYEKRQALLRHLIISLTAIGAIAVFAQPLLFSFPLQRPGLWLMVMLLYPILSALPQEIVFRVFFLERYRPLFKNERLLMIYNVLCFSALHVMFNNWVAPLLSAIGGMIFLDSYRQHRALKWIALEHAAYGCMIFTVGLGRYFFFNSAHP, from the coding sequence ATGCGTTCATTTTGGTTGTGGTTCGAATTGATCGCCATATACACGGGCGTGCCGCTCGCGCTCGCGGCGTGGCAGCCGCCGCGCCCCCTGCTATACATATTGCTGTGGCTGATGGTGGCTTATGGCATACTCATCCTGCGCCGGAATCCGGAATTTTCCTGGCGGCGGATATGGCACGGCGTTGAATGGCCGCTTTATGAAAAACGCCAGGCGCTGCTGCGGCATTTGATCATCAGCCTGACGGCCATCGGAGCCATCGCGGTCTTCGCCCAGCCGCTGCTGTTCAGTTTTCCGCTACAACGTCCCGGCCTCTGGCTCATGGTGATGCTGCTATATCCAATCCTCTCCGCGTTGCCGCAGGAAATCGTATTCCGGGTCTTTTTCCTGGAGCGATACCGCCCGCTTTTCAAAAACGAACGATTGCTGATGATCTATAACGTCTTATGTTTCAGCGCGCTGCACGTCATGTTCAATAACTGGGTGGCACCGCTGCTTTCCGCCATTGGAGGGATGATCTTCCTGGACAGCTATCGCCAGCACCGCGCATTGAAATGGATTGCGCTCGAGCATGCCGCTTACGGCTGCATGATTTTCACCGTCGGCCTTGGCCGGTACTTCTTTTTCAATTCCGCCCATCCCTGA
- a CDS encoding 16S rRNA (uracil(1498)-N(3))-methyltransferase — protein sequence MPRDDWKKLPRLYVTDPLLPDGAVSLTDAQQHYLQHVMRRAADDRILLFNGTDGEWLASLVAKGKKNISARCLERTRAQAEESELWLLFAPLKRDHLDYLVQKASELGVTHLMPVATQHTVAERVNLVRLRAIAMEAAEQCERLSLPEILAPLPLPKALENIKTQRLFACVEGGTALPVAEAFSQYRQDRQAAFLVGPEGGFSKEEMEIIRKHAKSVPIHLGPRILRADTAALAALACWQAVCGDWR from the coding sequence ATGCCCCGTGACGACTGGAAAAAACTTCCCCGGCTTTACGTAACCGATCCGCTCCTGCCGGATGGCGCCGTATCGTTGACCGACGCGCAACAGCACTATTTGCAGCATGTCATGCGGCGAGCCGCGGATGATCGCATCCTTCTTTTCAACGGAACGGATGGCGAGTGGCTGGCGTCTCTGGTCGCCAAGGGCAAAAAGAATATCTCGGCCCGATGCCTTGAACGAACGCGGGCGCAAGCAGAAGAATCCGAACTATGGCTGCTATTCGCGCCCTTAAAGCGAGATCATCTCGACTACCTGGTGCAGAAAGCGAGCGAACTCGGCGTCACGCATTTGATGCCCGTCGCCACGCAGCATACGGTTGCCGAGCGGGTCAATCTCGTCCGCCTGCGCGCCATCGCCATGGAGGCCGCCGAACAATGCGAACGGCTGAGTCTGCCGGAAATCCTCGCCCCCCTGCCCCTGCCGAAAGCCCTGGAAAATATCAAGACGCAACGCTTATTCGCATGCGTCGAAGGCGGCACGGCTTTGCCGGTCGCCGAAGCTTTCTCCCAATACCGGCAGGATCGCCAAGCCGCCTTTCTGGTCGGGCCCGAGGGCGGATTCAGCAAAGAAGAAATGGAAATCATACGCAAACATGCTAAATCTGTTCCCATTCATCTTGGTCCGCGCATTCTGCGCGCCGATACCGCTGCGCTTGCCGCTTTAGCCTGCTGGCAGGCCGTTTGCGGCGATTGGCGGTAA
- a CDS encoding glutamate--cysteine ligase, with amino-acid sequence MPEADAVITDARQLVEYFAAGSKAKADWLIGTEHEKFAFRISTLRPVAYDEPKGLRDLFQVLKIFGWREIMEAGHVIALQRGGAQISLEPGGQTELAGAPVRNLHETAAEIDQHLEELREVSTLLDIGFMGIGFHPAWKREDVPWMPKQRYDIMRAYMPKRGKLGHDMMQRTCTTQVNLDYADEADMVKKMRVAMALQPIATALFAASPFLEGRPAGYQSYRMQVWQDTDPDRSGFLPFVFDDGFGFERYRDYALDVPMYFVRRDDKYIDASGQSFRDFMKGKLPALPGEMPTITDWQDHLSTLFPDVRLKQYLEMRGADCGTAESILALPSFWTGILYDETACDTAWQLVQEWTIEERLTLQRDVPKQGLKLEFRGQPLSAIAHQAVKLAQQGLRRRAMRLHGGADETRYLDGLFMMTESATSYADELLMRFEHQWSGDIKGAFTDCRL; translated from the coding sequence ATGCCTGAAGCTGACGCCGTTATCACCGATGCCCGGCAACTGGTCGAGTATTTTGCCGCCGGGAGCAAGGCCAAAGCCGATTGGCTGATCGGCACCGAACACGAGAAATTCGCTTTTCGCATCTCGACATTGCGCCCGGTCGCGTATGACGAGCCGAAAGGGCTGCGCGATTTGTTCCAGGTTCTGAAAATCTTCGGATGGCGGGAAATCATGGAAGCGGGCCATGTGATCGCGCTCCAGCGCGGCGGCGCGCAAATTTCGCTCGAGCCCGGCGGCCAGACCGAGCTTGCGGGCGCGCCGGTCAGGAACCTGCACGAAACGGCGGCGGAGATCGACCAGCATCTCGAAGAGCTGCGCGAAGTATCCACTCTCCTCGATATCGGCTTTATGGGAATCGGCTTCCATCCCGCATGGAAGCGCGAGGACGTTCCCTGGATGCCCAAGCAACGCTACGACATCATGCGTGCCTATATGCCGAAACGCGGCAAACTCGGCCATGACATGATGCAGCGCACCTGCACCACGCAGGTCAATCTGGATTATGCCGACGAAGCCGATATGGTCAAAAAAATGCGCGTCGCCATGGCGCTGCAGCCGATCGCGACGGCGCTGTTCGCGGCCTCCCCTTTCCTGGAAGGCCGGCCGGCGGGATATCAGTCATACAGGATGCAGGTATGGCAGGATACCGACCCCGACCGCTCCGGTTTTCTTCCTTTCGTTTTCGACGATGGCTTCGGATTCGAGCGTTATAGAGACTACGCGCTCGATGTCCCGATGTATTTCGTCCGGCGCGACGATAAATATATCGACGCTTCGGGGCAAAGTTTCCGGGACTTCATGAAGGGCAAGCTTCCGGCGCTGCCCGGCGAAATGCCGACGATAACCGACTGGCAAGATCATCTGAGCACCCTGTTCCCCGACGTGCGGCTTAAACAGTATCTGGAAATGCGCGGCGCCGACTGCGGAACTGCGGAATCCATCCTGGCGCTGCCCAGTTTCTGGACCGGCATCTTGTATGACGAGACGGCTTGCGACACCGCGTGGCAGTTGGTCCAGGAGTGGACGATCGAGGAGCGCCTGACGCTGCAGCGCGACGTGCCGAAGCAGGGTCTAAAGCTGGAATTCCGCGGCCAGCCACTCAGCGCCATAGCTCACCAGGCGGTGAAACTGGCGCAACAAGGGCTGCGGCGGCGGGCGATGCGTCTGCATGGCGGCGCGGACGAAACCCGCTATCTGGACGGCTTATTTATGATGACCGAATCGGCCACCAGCTACGCTGACGAGCTGTTGATGAGATTCGAACATCAATGGAGCGGCGACATCAAGGGCGCATTTACCGATTGCAGATTATGA
- the tldD gene encoding metalloprotease TldD, which produces MFFRDGLLDLEAAEKIVASALNGADDGELFLEYQQSESFVWDDGKLKSAGFDTTQGFGLRAVAGEAAGYAHASSLDLAALKRAGEAVAAVRGGYSGDLSAPPPNTNRQLYDPDNPLLSKDFSAKIALLQEIDAYARAADPRVQQVSVSLQGVWQAVQIIRPGGHRVADVRPLVRLNVSIVTKQGDRMEAGYDGAGGRTGYDAYFDPAQWKKQVDEALRQAIVNMESIEAPAGEMTVVMGGGWAGILLHEAIGHGLEGDFNRKGTSAFSKLMGQRIAAPGVTIVDDGTLDRRRGSLTIDDEGTPTQSTTLIEDGVLTGYIYDRLNARLTGKRSTGNGRRESFAHKPMPRMTNTIMLSGTHAPEEIIASVKNGLYAANFGGGQVDITNGKFVFSLSEAYMIENGKLARPVKGATLIGTGFEALKRISMVGNDSRMDAGVGTCGKDGQSVPVGVGQPTIKLDGMTVGGAG; this is translated from the coding sequence ATGTTTTTCCGCGACGGCCTCCTCGATCTGGAAGCCGCGGAAAAAATCGTGGCCTCGGCGCTGAATGGCGCCGACGACGGCGAATTATTTCTCGAATACCAGCAGAGCGAAAGTTTCGTCTGGGACGACGGCAAGCTGAAAAGCGCGGGGTTCGACACGACGCAGGGTTTCGGCCTGCGCGCCGTGGCGGGCGAAGCCGCGGGCTATGCTCATGCGTCGTCGCTCGACCTCGCGGCGCTCAAGCGCGCGGGCGAGGCCGTCGCCGCCGTGCGCGGAGGCTATAGCGGCGATTTGTCCGCGCCGCCGCCAAACACCAACCGGCAGCTTTACGATCCGGATAATCCGCTTCTCAGCAAGGATTTTAGCGCCAAGATCGCTCTATTGCAGGAAATCGACGCTTATGCCCGCGCCGCCGATCCGCGCGTGCAGCAAGTGAGCGTATCGCTGCAAGGCGTCTGGCAGGCGGTGCAGATCATCCGCCCCGGCGGCCATCGCGTCGCCGATGTCCGCCCGCTCGTGAGGCTCAATGTTTCGATCGTCACCAAGCAGGGCGACCGGATGGAGGCTGGGTATGACGGCGCGGGAGGGCGCACCGGCTATGACGCCTATTTCGATCCGGCCCAATGGAAAAAGCAGGTCGATGAAGCGCTGCGGCAGGCTATAGTCAATATGGAGTCCATCGAAGCCCCTGCCGGAGAAATGACCGTGGTCATGGGCGGCGGCTGGGCCGGCATTTTGCTCCACGAAGCCATCGGGCATGGGCTGGAAGGCGATTTCAACCGCAAGGGCACGTCCGCCTTCTCCAAGCTGATGGGGCAGCGCATCGCGGCGCCCGGCGTCACCATCGTGGACGACGGCACGCTCGACCGGCGGCGCGGATCGCTGACCATCGACGATGAAGGCACGCCGACGCAAAGCACGACATTGATCGAAGACGGCGTTCTGACCGGCTACATCTATGACCGCCTGAATGCGAGATTGACGGGCAAGCGTTCGACCGGCAACGGCAGGCGCGAAAGCTTCGCGCATAAACCGATGCCGCGCATGACGAATACGATCATGCTTTCGGGAACTCACGCGCCGGAAGAAATCATCGCCTCGGTGAAGAACGGCCTCTATGCGGCGAATTTCGGCGGCGGGCAGGTGGATATCACCAACGGCAAATTCGTGTTCTCCTTGTCCGAGGCCTACATGATCGAGAACGGCAAGCTCGCCCGCCCGGTCAAGGGCGCAACGCTGATCGGCACCGGCTTCGAAGCGCTGAAGAGAATCAGCATGGTCGGCAATGACAGCCGGATGGATGCCGGCGTCGGCACCTGCGGCAAGGACGGTCAAAGCGTGCCGGTCGGCGTAGGCCAGCCGACGATCAAACTGGACGGCATGACGGTTGGCGGGGCGGGTTAA
- a CDS encoding YceI family protein: MRTAIKTLLASVFLLLLAAPASAKEVSYFAPAPQIRVGMQLVKTRDLLPEDKQPPAARFTNATAGFHFDVDALTLSNLRITIASGGIATPDKDYTWLLLGPAVFDISNYEEIAFRSDKAAPFVNGAATIDGQLIIRGLALPFKLEAKLRHIEDSPLGVGIFGSKGRTIGISFRTEFECSDFGIVVKDDNANVLGDKMTLTFDMFATRQ, from the coding sequence ATGCGCACGGCAATCAAAACACTTCTGGCTTCGGTTTTCTTGCTCCTGCTCGCGGCGCCGGCTTCTGCCAAGGAAGTCTCTTATTTCGCGCCCGCGCCGCAAATCCGAGTCGGGATGCAGCTGGTGAAGACGCGCGACCTGTTGCCTGAAGACAAACAGCCCCCCGCGGCTCGTTTTACCAATGCGACCGCGGGCTTCCACTTTGACGTGGATGCGCTGACGCTCTCGAACCTGAGGATTACGATTGCTTCCGGCGGCATTGCGACGCCCGACAAGGATTACACATGGCTGCTTCTTGGCCCCGCCGTTTTCGATATCAGCAATTACGAGGAAATCGCCTTCCGGAGCGACAAGGCCGCGCCCTTCGTGAACGGGGCGGCCACGATCGACGGGCAGCTGATCATCCGCGGTCTGGCGTTGCCGTTCAAGCTTGAAGCCAAATTGCGCCATATCGAAGATAGCCCGCTCGGCGTGGGCATTTTCGGCAGCAAGGGCAGAACGATAGGGATTTCGTTCCGCACTGAATTTGAATGCTCCGACTTCGGCATCGTCGTCAAAGACGACAATGCCAACGTGCTTGGCGATAAGATGACATTGACGTTCGATATGTTCGCAACGCGGCAGTAA
- the purS gene encoding phosphoribosylformylglycinamidine synthase subunit PurS has product MKIRVDVMLKQGVLDPQGKAIAHALQAMGFDGVTDARAGKVIELDVEDADPASAVVKAEAMAQKLLANLVIEDYRISVA; this is encoded by the coding sequence ATGAAAATTCGCGTTGACGTCATGTTAAAGCAAGGTGTTCTCGATCCCCAGGGCAAGGCTATTGCCCATGCCTTGCAGGCTATGGGCTTTGACGGAGTCACGGACGCCCGCGCCGGAAAGGTCATCGAACTCGATGTCGAGGACGCCGATCCGGCATCTGCCGTCGTTAAGGCGGAAGCCATGGCCCAAAAGCTTCTTGCCAACCTTGTTATCGAGGATTATCGAATCAGCGTAGCGTAA